The sequence ATGTTCAGCCCTGACATCTTTGCGAAATCATCAAACACCCTTAGTGTACCACGTAGAGACTGTGGAGACTCATCCATAAACACCATAATATCGTCTGCAAAACTGAGGTGAGACAGCTTGACATCTTTGCACTTCGGGTGATACCCAATTTCACGCCTTTCCACTGCTCTCTCTATTCAACGTCTGGGAGAGCAGAGCACATACTGAAAATAACTTACAGGACATATTCCTTTTTCAACATGTATTCCCCcaacttttaattaaaacaagCTTTCCAACATGTATGATGTATTcctttttcaaaacaaaatcacaaaaactaattgcatgtatttctaaatttttatatctatatGTTGTCCAGATTTAGAAAATATGtaactaaaacaataatttattttaatactcattataattttatgttcaAATAATTTAGAAGATAGGAATTTACTCGTGCAAAGCACGGGAGGTAATACTAGTATTTATATAAACTCCATACATaacttattaatttatgattttagtaGAGCATATATTTATACAGAATTTcctgaaaaaattattttgtcgatttatattatattttgaacttGTCCACCTATATACCGATAAAATTTAGTAATTAATCGTGTTCATAAgtttatcgaatattaatttatagaatttctaTTGTATGTATAAAGAAGAAGCTTCTTTCTATAATTTCTTTACATCACCaattcaatttaaaatatttcaaattttttttgtcatattaAATAGCACATTAactaattcaaataattttaattttttgccaaTAATGGGTGAAATTGGACTGCTTTCGTCCTAATAACAcatatgtaaccaaatcaattatcttaagccttctaaaatataacacaAACCGGAATGTTACGATTCATCCCCTCAAGGAACGCAATGTCCCCGTTGCGCCCCGTGATGTTACCCATGTTAGTGTGAGCCCACCTAGGACTCCACACTCGTCTAGgtttggctctgataccaattataACGCCCCAACCGCCCACAACCAATGGGCCTCTCACGCATGGGGCCCattagataaaaaatataattttttataattttatatattaatattttgataaatatacatttattagataaaatattaagttaactaatatttctattatttttaatattgataatATAATGGAACATTTTACGGTTTATATTTTACGATTATAAAATTTTACGGATTATTTCATCAGTCATGAAATAGATTAATGAAatacaagaattttttttaaaacacattaaatcatttatatttaaaatgatagaacAAATTTTGACCAATGCAAGATATGTTAAAATCTGTATAACTCCATTTCacttttaatttgttaaaaataaagtaaaacaaatatgaaacaCACCAAATAAATGAAGATCATGTTCATCATGAGATACTAATTATATTGATGTGAACAATTTTTCGAGAGATAAGACGAGGATTGAAGTGAAGAAGATAGTAATGGCTGATAATTCTGCATATATGTTCATTAAAGGTTTGATTGGCGGAGCATTAGCATAAGTATTATGCGCGCTATTATtcaatcaaaatttattaaaaaaccaTTTAGAAAAGCATTTACAAGATGCTAATGCTCTTCAAATGCTCTTCAAATGCTCTTTGcagttaaatatataaaaaaaaaattatatataattaattaatttttattcaataatataaaatattatgtttaaaaaaaatatttacatttaaaatataatataatttatataattacacacataattcattatttttattaataaaacataacataatatatatttttatattataagataaacatatctatattattaagaaaaaaataaattatatatcatatattaatttttatgatattattatacATGAATCATTTTTTACTctaccaataaataaataatgataacttatatataaattggGGTTTTCCAAATATGACctaaaatttcaaatcaaaaacaaaagtaacctatgctttttttgaaacttttttcccTACTCACCCTAGAAGTTTgagttattcacgaaaatgccattacatttttttttttacaaatgattcttttaccttatcatcctcatcttcaccaaGTATTTACAGtattgtcattgccatcaatacactaaccaccatgaacaactaATTTGAAGTTCTTAATGCACCAAAAGTTTGATTTTTACTCTTCATATCTCATTACTTGTGCACACAAATCACATCTCTTTCATTCTCTCTcttcaaatttatccaaaaaaaaactaagattttGATTCCAAGCTTCGTAAGGTTCATAGAGATATTGAAGCTCATGATTCGTGGTCACTAACGACTTGGTAGCTTTTATAGTGAAGTTCTGGGTACTTGAAGAAGCAAAACAAGTAATCTCACAGGCTCAagatatgaaatcattttttttctcagatctgttcgagaagactttcagaagacttcgggATGACTTTCAAAAGACTTCGCTAAATGTGTTATCCATCAAgaagacttccctagaagtGTTATAACATtcctttattaagaaaaaaaacccaaaaatcaCAGAGAAGACTTCTGGAGAAGTCTTCTCAGAtaaatatgttagttttgcaattggcGGAAGTTTgtcaaatatttgaatttttatagaagacttctcgggaagtcttctcggaaaaaacttctatagaagtcttctaaaaGTTTTCCCGGAGTCTTCTCACTGTCGCAAGAAGTATGTGTGGGTaactttttcaattgaaaaataatagtgaAACATTTTATTCCGGGTTTTGGTCAAACCTTTGGTTACGAGAGAAGACTTTTataaaagtcttctgacggaagacttctctagaagtcttctctcgAAAAATCAAATacagtcaattgcaaaagtattcCAGGTAGACTTCTTGCGACATTGAGAAGACTTTCAAAAGACTTCAACAGAAGTTAtctccgagaagacttcccgaGAAGTCTTCTATAAAAAGTCAAGTTTCTGACAAACTtcagtcaattgcaaaactaacctgtttATCCGAGAGGACTTCTCGAGAAGTCTtctcgagaagtcttctctggcTTTTTCGagaatttttcaaattcaagattaagccaatatttacaaagaaaaacTTCTCAAAATATCTTCTGTAgggaagacttcttaagaaatcttccttcgtaaatttacaattgcaaaaatgacatAAATAGAAGACTTGctgaagacttcgtgggaagtcttATTGCATAAATGTATTAGAAGatttcccaagaagtcttccgagagtcttccaaGCGTTTTCTGAGAAGTTTTCCAAAGTCtgactcagatctgaaaaatctttatattcaaaaacattcaaatggctCCAAAACAGAGAAagcatcaaaaatatattttttttatgcttaaataataaacaaaacaatcaaattaggttgaatctataaatttttagaatctaatatataaaaacaaaaaatacatatccaaaatttgtacCACTTTGAATAGAAGACTTCCTAAAGACTTCGTGGGCACTCTTCTAGCATAcaatgcattagaagactttCCTAAAGTATTATgtgaagtcttccgagagtcttctgaAAAGTCTTTCAAAGTTTGTCTCACATCAGAAAAAcctgcaaattcaaaaacattcaaatgacttcaaaacaaagaaaaacttcaaaaatataattttatgattaaataATAAACGAAACAGTCACATTAAGTTGAATCTATAGaattttagaatctaatatataaaacacacaataatacatatccaaaatttatagatatacCTTTGAATGAGTGAAAAATGAGAAACATGTAATGAAAATTctgcaaaaagaagataaattagtgagaagacataagaaaaaaatgagaaatggatttaaagtttggttttttgatgttcaaagagattagagagaggttggagaggtttagagtgagaaacattacatttttcttgcagccatttgagagtaAGAAAGAGattgtgtaaattttctttatatatggagacaaaaattccaattaagttaaatattttcgatacaCAAGacttcttaaaaaaatttctaagagaagacttcttgtgaagtcttctagaccctaaaatcaaatacattCTAGAAGATTTCTGTAAGACTTTGCTTTAGGCGGaaaacctaaattctactaaaatttaagCGGGGATATGTCAaaagacttctttgtaagtcttctcacgCGGAGGGTTATAATTAggcatgggcgttcgggtacccgttcgggtacccgttcgggttcggatcgggttttttgGATTTCGGTTCCATTTTGTAATACCTCCTAGGTCTCATTCTAGTAAATTTACAAGTACGGATCAGATTCGGATATAACACTTCGGTTTCTGATCGGTTCGGATATGTCCGAAGTAaccatatatcattcggattcggattatatcggatcggttcgggtatatccaaaataaaatctaaaatttaaaagtaaaacataagaaatatattctTCTTTGTATGTAATGGAGTATTTAAggtgtttattttattttattttataatttcaaaaattattttttatatccaaaaatatttttttaaaaataaatattaaatttatttttaaaaataataatatttcacatctaaattttaatttaatttatataattaaataagattcattatttttaataaaactatattattaatatatattacaatttaatttatattatattaaaaatgaggAATTGGCTTATGCTTCGATTGGTACAGCTGATGATAAAGTAGTAGCAGTATGCCAACTCCTCGCAGCAAGTTCAAGCGTTGTTTGGATTTTCTAAACATCTCAAGCTGTTAGTTTATCCCTTTAGGATCATATGGACATATGATGGGCATATGGCTCGAAATTGCATTTGACCCAAATGAGGGTAAATGGCGTCTGGCGTCTGGCGTCTGGCTCAACGAAACATCTATGGAAAAAAGAGAGTATGGTAAATATATTTCTAGGCGAGAAGAAGTGCATTATGGTACATTTCAAGGAGGAGATTTTTCATAATGTACCTTGAATATGTATGGCCGATCCAGTTGTCAAGATCGGTCGATACCATGTGActatttgcatattttttaaGGCAGTTTGGCAGAGAATGTTCGATCCGGTAGTGATGGATCATTTGATCCTTGCCAACATCTGGCATGGATCGGCCGATCCACTCGACATGGATCAGTCGATCTCTGCCAAAATCcggaaagaaaaataattagacAGAAAAATCTCTGTATATATGTGAGTTTAAAACTCTATTCTATAACACAAAATTGTACTTTAAAAAGCAACATCTAtctaataaaatactttttttgctCGAGGAAATAGTACTTTTGGTGAATCACGTTAAATCTATATATCTTGCATTATACTTTATCAATCTGTTATTATGTTTCTTCTCACATCTGCCAtaacattgtttttatatatatctaaatactTATGGGAAAAAATTTCCAACTAATAACTAAATTTATcagaatagaaaaaaatatcacaattcattactaaatttatcaaaataagaTATAACATATAgcaaatatattagtttttgttaaaaattaatattttccaaAGTTAAGGTTTTGTTTGCTCTTATAGAAAACAAGAAATGTAAGACTAAACTACCCTGAGATATGAACGTTACACCAACAAACGCCGAGGGTAAGACAAACATTTCAGAAAAGAGAGAGGATGAAAAAGACCTATTAGGGCTAGGCAATTAGGGTTCCAATTGggtttcggttcggattcattcgAGTTTCGGTTTTCAGATTCATGAATTTCAGTCCCattcaaatattataaaacttcgGTTCAGATTCAGTTAAGGTTTAGTCAATTCAATTAAGGTGTAATTGGGTTCAGTTCGGGTTTAGTTACATGTCCAGGATCATGTTGAACCCTGAATAGTTTCAGTTGCAGATATTAACCGGGTTAtctgtttcaaaaatattgatttatacttgattaaactcaatatatttcCAATAATTTGTGTACGTGGCTTCTTCAAACCATATTGTTTTCCTTCAAAATAATTTTGGGCGACTCGTCTGTCAACTATACAAGATTCTTCTTTGAACTATACGTGATAACATCAGATATATCATGACAAACCAAAGCTTTGTACGAACGAGAATCAtacataacaaaaaattaaaaaattaaaattaacaattACCGACTCTATAAACTCAAGAAACACTATTTGAAGTTTAAGAAAAAACATTGTTTAAACTTGAGAATCAAACTTATTCATATTTGAACTTTCAAATGCAATtgttaaaacataaaaacattaatACTGACCAAAtacgaaaaatatatattaaacttaattttgtaatagataattattttaaatctcGGTAatatcttagtgtattttggtTACATATCAGTGattgatatcaaatttggtacaagttctttttagaattttgaatttttaggatTTTGGGATATTCATTTGGATTCGGATAAATCCGTAACCTGAATTTTTAGATCGGTTGGAGTTTCTAGTTAGTTTTTTAGttgatgttgtcaaaaaaaaaaaaaaatccataacctgaaataccataaaataaaatctgCTCAGCATTTGTGTCAGTTCAGATTGATTTTATCGGTCTGGTTAAGTTCGGATATTTGGATTCGGTTTAGTCTATTTCATAAAATCCTTGGCAAAATAGAGAAAGGGTAAAACTCCAAACCTAATTAAACTCTCGAGTGTGGATTGTTATCTAAGGGTAACCAATCATAGACAAAGACGTTCTCCTCAAGTTTTGTGTAGTAGCAGCGATCAAGCTTCGTTTAACACTTCTAGGCAGTTAGGTTCTCTTTATCTTTTAGTTCTTTGCTTATGGAATATTTGATAGCAAAGAGATTTTCAACTTTTTACAGGAAAAATATGGGCTTCCTTTGTCGCCGGTGGTGACGAGCGTGGCAATTTGATTAGTGTTAAGGCTTTCGATAACTTGTCTGAGTCTTTGGAATCTGAGGATATGAGTTTGGTTAGTGGTAAAGTCCATGATGAAGAAGATCATACTGTAAAAGAGGAGATTACTTCTACAGATTATGTGCGTGAGGAACATGATGATGATCTGACTGCTGCATATGGTAGAGATTTAGAGTCGGTAGGTAAGGAAACATCAGAGGCACTTGTGGATATTGTTTCTGCAAGTGAGTTTGGCACCCAAGGATCTTCAGGAGAACGTGTCATGGGCGTTGATAGGTCTGGAGAACAGCTCTTGGATGATGCACATTCCAGTGTAACAAACATTCATAGCTATCAAGGATATAGGTTTGATGGCCATATTTCCACAGATTCTGACGAGGAAGCAGACACCAATATTGAAGGTGAGGAGGAAAGGTTTGATAAAGCTGCAATTTTAAAGGCGGCCACTGGTGGAACTTCAGATGATCTTCATACAACCATAACATCTCAGGATGAAACAGAACCTCCAGCTGGTTTGGGCTCATCTTTAAGATTGGTGAGATCACGTCTAAACCGCACCAACATGTTCCCCAGTCTAAAAGTCGGAATGGGGGGAGAGAATGAGAGTAACCTGAGCGAGGAAGAGAAACATAAGCTGGAAAAACTGCAAAGTTTGCGTGTGAAATATCTGCGCCTTGTGCATAGGCtggggaagtcagtgaaagatTCAATGGCAGAGCAGGTTCTTTACAAGCTTTCACTTCTTGCTAATAGTCATTCTTCATTCAGTCTTGACGCTGCAAAGAAGATGGCTATGGATCAGTCTGGAGAATTAAACTTCTCTCTAAACATACTGGTCCTTGGAAAGTCCGGTGTGGGAAAAAGTGCCACTACAAACTCCATCTTGGGCCATCAGACTGTatccattgatgcgtttggACCTTCCACCACCTCAGTCAAAGAAGTTTCTAGAACAGTGGACGGTGGTGTCAAGATCACAATCATCGATACCCCGGGCTTAAAAACTTCTGCCATGGATCAAATTGGTAATACCAAGATGTTGTCCTCGGTGAAGAAGGTAATGAAGAAGTTCCCACCTGATGTTGTTCTTTACGTTGATCGTCTTGATGATGCTCAGAACAATCTTCCTTTGCTAAGAACAATCACTGATTCTCTTGGTCCATCCATATGGGAGAACGCCATAGTGATACTGACTCATTCTGCTTCAGCTCCTCCTGATGACCCATCCGGCACTCCTTTGAAGTATGAGGAGTTTGTATAGGCACGCTCATACATTGTTCAGCGTTCAATTTCACAAGCCGTTGGTTTGGTTTACATGCCTCCAGTTTATCTAGTTGAGAATCATCTTTTGTGCAGGAAGAACCGAGCAGGTGAAAAAGTTCTCCCAAACGGCCAAGTTTGGAAGCCTGAGCTGATGCTTTTGTGTTACtctatcaaagttttgtccgaAGCAGTTTATCTGATGAAGCCTCGAGAAGAACCGCCACTGAACTACCGCAACGTTTTTGGATCTCTTTGGCCCAAGCTGTCTCTCCCTAGCTTGTTGTCTTGGCTGTTGCCGTCCCGTTCACATCCTTCAGACCAAGGTGGTGAAGTTGATGATGTGTCTGACtctgaggatgatgatgaggatgagtATGACCAGCTTCCACCGTTTACGCCTATCCGGAGAACTCAGCTTACAAAACTCTCAAAGGAACTGAGAAAGGCGTATTTCGAGGAGTATGATTACCGTGTAAAGCTCCTGCTGAAGAAGCAATGGAGAGAAGGCTTgaagaaaaatggaaagaaGAGTAGTGTATATGGAGAAGAAGTGGATCCAGAGAACAACCGGGCTCCAGTTACATTACCAGATATGGTATTGCCACCTTCATTTGACAGTGATAACTCAGCTTATCGTTACCGCTCTCTAGAATCCACTTCACAGTTCGTTACGAGGTCAGAGTTGGATACTCAAGTCTGGGACCATGATTGTGGATATGACTGTGTCATTGCAGAACATACTCTGGCCATAGCTAAACGTTTTCCTCTTGCAATCACCGTTCAAATGACTAAGGACAAGGAAGAGTTCGATATCCATCTGGACTCTTCTGTTTGTGCTAAGCACGGGGACAATGGTTCCACCATGGCAGGGCTCACTGTCCGGAGTGTAAGTAATCAGCTTATGTACGTGGTCGTAGGAGAAACCAAATTCAATAACTTTAGGAAGAACAAGACGACTCTTGGAGGGTCTGTCACATTCTTCGGTGAGGATGTTGCGATTGGTCTCAAACTCGAGGACCACATCACGCTCGGGAAAAGGATCGTCCTAGCTGGAAACGCAGGGACCGTGCAGTTGCGGGAAGAGTCAGCTTATGAGGCAAACGTCGAGGTGAGGCTAAGAGAAGCTGATTTTCCGATAGGACAAAACCAATCTTCTTTGGGGCTGTCTCTAACCAAGTCTAAAGAAGAAGATCTAACCCTCTCAGCGAATCTCCGGTCTCAAGTCTCTGTAGGAAGACAAACGAAGGTAGCAGCTTTTGCAAGTCTTGACACCAAGAGGACCGGACGTTTCACAGTCAGAACCAGCAGCTCAGATCAGTTGCAGATCGCGGTCATGGCCATTCTTCCTCTTGCCATGTCCATCTACAAGAGGGTTGTTGGATCAGGAGACAACTGAGAAAGACCTTTAAGAGACTATATATAGATATGATAATCTTGTGCGTTaagtaatcttcttcttctgttgaGATGATTTACCTTTTTTCTTGATGTTCAAGAAATTGTTCTGTATTTTGTTTTGCTAAAATTTAATACTTGTGACTGAAAATATCTTTATTCTCGCTTAAAAGTTGCTGCAGAAGGTTGGTGCATTGAAGAATCTAATTAACCAACCCTAACTATTTGCTTCTTATCTTCCTCAAGATATCTTACTGTTCTTTACTTGGAAAATAGGTAAATCAGTCATACATATTATCAGGGGCGTCCCTGAGGAGAGCCATTTGAAACATGGGCCTGGGGCCCCCATTATTAAAAGGcccccatttttaaaaaaatattttgtttttttttaaaacattaaaaaaatatttatatgtataaataataaaatcgagCAACAGAATTTAGTGGGacttacataaaataaatcttTTCTCTTCTCACATTTACAGTTTTTTTAGCTTTTTGTTTGAGaattagttttttgttttctgttttgctttaaaaaaaaaattcttgctcatgaattttaaaatttcagttaTGTTAGAAGGGCCCCcattttttcatttgtttagaGCCCCACTTCTTTCAGGACCGCCCCTGCATATTATTCAGACATTCAATTTCTTGACAGATGCAGGAAGCTGggtgattttttaacatgagtAATGCAAACCAATAGATTAACGCCTTGTTATTGTGTTATCGGAGCATTAGAActatgtatagttttttttggtctaaagaaCAATGTATAGTTTTCACAgagaggtaaaaaaaaaaaaaaaaaaaatagttttcacaGAGTTACACTATGTGTGAAATAATCAGAGGCATAGACGGACATCATATCAAGATTCTGTGAGAAATGCAAAAAAACATACTCCAGTCATAGGTAGGCAGAGACATCACAACAATATAACTATCTATCTGTACTATTAAAACTTTCAtgcgtaatttttttttagtttggacaATTCatagaaaatatcaaattttacataagttctttattatatcttttaatatttttatatttttaggggcctatctttttatttgaaatacaaataaacatatttaaaatgttctaacaaaatcttttaaaaattattttacaatctttttaaatttactttcaaaattagttagttttaatttaaattatcataaaatataattagaaattaaatttgaatttagttttgatttataaacgaaaattaaaaattaaaatatttttaattatattcaatcataataaaaatgaaattgattaatttcaaaatacactctactaataattttaaaatattttgttagaaataaatatttatttctattttaagttttaaaatatatataatatatatatgctaaaaataaaatatgttggcATAACGGATTAccattagtaaaatatataatacatgtataaaaagtTACTTATctaaacttttttatatataataatttattatataaaatgaataaacataaaaaaaattgctaaAGAAAATCTAGCGATTTGAATTACGGGTTATGATCATAaacattatatacaaataattttcaaatatgttttatcATGCATAAAAATTGGTTTAATAATCAAATGCAAATTCAatatgacaaatatataataaaaagcaaCATATATAGTGATGATTTAaatttacagcatgaaaactataaaattattgtatttgaaataattatacaaacatttaaatatgtgagtaacattaaaaatgtatattgattgtgtaaaacaaatatctatatataaacatgaaaatatatacccgTACAGTtgtgcggatcaaaatctagtatctaatctattaaaaagaaatcatttccaaaatctacttaaaacaattattggaccattaactaattatttttttggctCTACCTAATATTTCCCTAGATACAAAGTAACAGacatatatatcaaattaaatGGTTTAGTCAATcccattatttatttttagactagCGAATCACGTtaggaaatatatatttaccttATATTTTCCTAACAATACCTTAGTCAATAACGTGACCAATCTCTATACCTTTgtcattaaaatcataataaaaat is a genomic window of Brassica napus cultivar Da-Ae chromosome A2, Da-Ae, whole genome shotgun sequence containing:
- the LOC125586428 gene encoding translocase of chloroplast 159, chloroplastic-like, translating into MSLVSGKVHDEEDHTVKEEITSTDYVREEHDDDLTAAYGRDLESVGKETSEALVDIVSASEFGTQGSSGERVMGVDRSGEQLLDDAHSSVTNIHSYQGYRFDGHISTDSDEEADTNIEGEEERFDKAAILKAATGGTSDDLHTTITSQDETEPPAGLGSSLRLVRSRLNRTNMFPSLKVGMGGENESNLSEEEKHKLEKLQSLRVKYLRLVHRLGKSVKDSMAEQVLYKLSLLANSHSSFSLDAAKKMAMDQSGELNFSLNILVLGKSGVGKSATTNSILGHQTVSIDAFGPSTTSVKEVSRTVDGGVKITIIDTPGLKTSAMDQIGNTKMLSSVKKVMKKFPPDVVLYVDRLDDAQNNLPLLRTITDSLGPSIWENAIVILTHSASAPPDDPSGTPLKYEEFV
- the LOC106398477 gene encoding translocase of chloroplast 159, chloroplastic-like, translating into MPPVYLVENHLLCRKNRAGEKVLPNGQVWKPELMLLCYSIKVLSEAVYLMKPREEPPLNYRNVFGSLWPKLSLPSLLSWLLPSRSHPSDQGGEVDDVSDSEDDDEDEYDQLPPFTPIRRTQLTKLSKELRKAYFEEYDYRVKLLLKKQWREGLKKNGKKSSVYGEEVDPENNRAPVTLPDMVLPPSFDSDNSAYRYRSLESTSQFVTRSELDTQVWDHDCGYDCVIAEHTLAIAKRFPLAITVQMTKDKEEFDIHLDSSVCAKHGDNGSTMAGLTVRSVSNQLMYVVVGETKFNNFRKNKTTLGGSVTFFGEDVAIGLKLEDHITLGKRIVLAGNAGTVQLREESAYEANVEVRLREADFPIGQNQSSLGLSLTKSKEEDLTLSANLRSQVSVGRQTKVAAFASLDTKRTGRFTVRTSSSDQLQIAVMAILPLAMSIYKRVVGSGDN